The genomic region GATCGGCACGATCGAGGCGCAGGGCCTCGACGCCTGCCTGCGCTAGCCGCCTCACGCCGAGCCAAGCGGCCCGGTCCCCGGAGAAGGGACCGGTTTGCCAGCCGCATCAGTTCGTCACGGTGTCGGCTGCGTCCTGTGCCGCATCGCCGACGCTCTGCGCGGCATCGCCGACGCTTTCCGCCGCACCGGTGATCGCCTCGGTCTGTGCCGCTTCCTGATTGCTCTGGTTGAGCAGGAAGATGGCGCCGACGACCACCAGGATCAGCACGGCGAGGCCGATCAGAAGACCGCCGCCGCTGCCGCGGCGCTCGATCACGGTGGTGTGCGTCTCGGCCGGGGCCGTCGCGGGCGCCGGTGCCGTGGTGGTGGTCGTGCGATCGTCCGTCATCTTGCTTCCTCCAACTGGACTGGCGCTCAGAACGGAGGAAGCGAAACGACGTTCCCGTTACGGAAAAACAACGAGCGGTTCAGCGCTCAGAAAGGCAGCTTGAACCCCGGCGGGAGCGGCAGTCCGCTGGTCATCTTCGACATCTGCTCGGCGCTCGCGGCATCCGCCTTGGCGCGCGCATCGTTGATCGCCGCCGCGACCAGATCCTCGAGCATCCCCTTCTCGGACGGCTGGAGCAGCGATTCGTCGATGTCGACGCCGATGATCCGGCCCTTGGCCGAAGCGCGGACCTTGACCATGCCGCCGCCCGATGCGCCTTCGACTTCGATCGTGTCGAGGCTTTCCTGCGCCTTTTGCAGCTCGTTCTGGACGTTCTGCGCCATCGCCATGATGTCTTCGAGATTCTTCATGCCTGTTTGCTCCTGGGTCGGTTCCAGCCGATCAGCTCGGCATCGGGAAAGGCTTCGAGCGCCGCCGCCACTACGGGCGAGCGCAATACGGCCTCACGCTCCGACGCTTCGCGCGCGGTCTGTATCTCGTGCAATGTAGGGGCTGTGGCGTCGTCGCGCAGTTGCAACTGCCAATGAACACCGGTGGTATCGCGCAGCGCCGCGCCGAGCTCGCGCACGAAATCGAACGGCAGCGCGCGCGCCGCGCCGAATTCCAGCTCGGGCGGCTCGAAGCGGACCGGGCGGAGATAGTCGCGGACCTGCTGCGCAAGCTGGAAGCGCCGGTGCTCCTCCAGATGCGCGGCAAGTTCGGCCATGTCGCGCGGCACCGCCGGAGCCGCGGGCGCCGGTGCGGAGGGAGCGGCAGCGGCAGGCGCCGCGCCACTGGCGATCTGACGCGCGAGATCGCCCGGATCGGGAAGCTGCGAGGCATGGATCACGCGCAGCAGCGCCATCTCGCACGCCTCGATCGGCATCGTCGCGCGGCCGACCTCGTCATGCCCCTTCAGCAGCAGCTGCCACAGGCGGTGGAGCGCGGGGAACGACAGGTCGACGCTCCACTCCTCGAGCATCGCGCGTTCCTCGGCCGGCTGCGCCGTGCTCGGATCGGTGCCGAGCTTGACCAGCGTGACGCCGTGAACCGTTTCCAGCAAGGTGCGCAGCACCGCCTGCGGGTCGACGCCGAGATCATATTGCGCCCGCAGCGCCCGTAATGCCCCCTGCCCGTCGCCGGCCAGCAGCAGGCCGAACAACTCGCGGATTGCCCCGCGATCGGACAGGCCGAGCATCGCGCGAATCGTTTCCGCCTTCACACCGCCGCCTTCGATATCGGCATGGGCGATCGCCTGATCGAGAATCGACAGGCCGTCGCGCGCCGATCCTTCGGCAGCGCGCGCGATCAGCGCCAGCGCCTCGGGCTCGGCCTCGACTCCCTCGGCATCGGCGACATGCGCGAAATGCGCGGCGAGCAATTCGGCCGGAATGCGGCGGAGATCGAACCGCTGGCAGCGCGAGAGCACCGTCACCGGCACCTTGTTCACCTCCGTGGTGGCGAACAGGAACTTCACATGGCCCGGCGGCTCCTCGAGCGTCTTCAAAAGCGCGTTGAACGCATTCTTCGAGAGCATGTGGACTTCGTCGATGATGTAGATCTTGTAGCGCGCGGAAACCGCCGAATAGCGCGACGCATCGATGATCTCGCGCACGTCGTCCACGCCGGTGTGGCTGGCGGCGTCCATCTCGATCACGTCGATGTGCCGCCCCTCGGCAATGGCGACGCACGGCTCGCACACGCCGCACGGATCGATCGTCGGCCCGCCCTGCCCGTCCGGCCCGATGCAGTTGAGCGCCTTGGCGACGAGCCGCGCGGTCGAGGTCTTGCCGACGCCGCGCACGCCGGTGAGCAGAAAGGCATGCGCCAGCCGGTCGCGCTTGATCGCATTGCCCAGCGTGGTGACCATCGCGTCCTGCCCGATCAGCTGGCTGAACGTCTGCGGCCGGTATTTGCGCGCCAGAACGCGATACGCCTCCGGCTTCACCGGCTGCGGGGGTTCTTCGAGGCCAAGCGAGGAATCGGTCATCGTGCCTGCCAATCTAGGCGCTGCGGGCGGGAATGTCGAAACCACGGATTTCCGCCGAAGGTCTCACTAAAGTCGCACCTCAGCGCGTGCGCGCGCCCCCGCGCGCGCGAAGGCGCGCGACGGGAGGCGGAGCGGCGCTGCCGAGAAGGGGTGATCTCCATTTGTTCCCGGTAGCACGGGCGGCGGGCTGTAGGACAGCGCAAACCCTCCGCCGCCCGGATCAGCGCTTCCGCAACCGCACGATCGCGGCGTCGAGCGCCTGAAGGAAGTTCGAGCGATCCGCCTTGCCGAACGGCGGCGGGCCGCCGATCTGGTCGCCGCCCGCGCGAAGATCGGCCATGATCGCGCGAGTCGCGATGGCGCTGCCGATCGAATCGGCGGTAAAGGGCTTGCCGCCGGGCGCCAGCACGGTCGCCCCCGCCTTGAGGCAGCGGTCGGCGAGCAGGATATCGGCAGTGACCACGATGTGCCCGGCGCCGGCGGCCTCGGCAATCCAGTCGTCGGCGGCGTCGAACGCATCGCTCACCACGACGCGCGTGATCAGCGGGTGATCGGGAACGCGCAGCCAGCCGTTGCTGACGATGGTGACGGGCACGTCATGCCGCCAGGCGACCTTGTAGATCTCGTCCTTCACCGGGCAGGCGTCGGCATCGACGAGAATCGCCAGCGTCACGACGGGCGCGCCTTATGCCCCCGTGGCCCACCCTTGGCTCCCCTGGCGCCCTTCGGACCGGCGCGGCCCTTCGGCCCGCCCGAACGAGCCTCGCGCGCGCGATGCGGGGCGGCGGCTCGCCGGCTTCCCTCCGGCCCGGGCCCGGCGCGCGCAACGTCGCGCGGGGCTTCGGACGGCTCGATATGCACGCTTTCCTCATCGCCCTCGGACTGGGCGGTGCGCGCAAGCGCGGCAGTGAACTTGCCGGCAATGGCGCGCGGCACCTGGAAATAGGTCTCGTTGGCAGCGATCCGGATCGCGCCCACTTCGTTGCGCGTGATGTGGCCGCGGCGGCACAGCAGCGGGAGGATCCAGCGCGGATCGGCATTCTGGCGGCGTCCGACGTCGGCGCGGAACCAGACCACATCCTCGAAGCCGGGGCGATGCCGCTCCTGCTGCGCGGCGCGGCGTGCCTCGGGCGTGTTCTCGATCATCTCCTCTGGCTGCGGCATCGCGGCGCGATGCGCGCGGACCAGCGCGGCGGCGATATCCTCGGGCGAGCGCTCGGCCATCAGCCGCTGGGCGAGCGCGCGATCCTCGTCGTCGAACTCGGCGGGCTGGAGCAGATCGGCGAGCAGCCGCTCGCGATCCTGCGCACGGATCGTCTCGGGAGTCGGCGCGTCGATCCACTCGGCCTGGATGCGAGCGCCGCGCAGCATCGATTCGACTCGCTTGCGGCGCGGATAGGGCACGATCAGCACCGCCGTGCCCTTGCGACCGGCGCGACCGGTGCGGCCCGAACGATGCTGCAGCGTCTCGGCATCGCGCGGGATCTCGACATGAATGACGAGGCTGAGGCTCGGCAAGTCGATCCCCCGCGCAGCGACGTCGGTGGCGACACAAACGCGCGCGCGGCGATCGCGCAGCGCCTGAAGCGCGTGGTTCCGCTCGGACTGCGAATGTTCGCCCGAAAGCGCGACCACGGCGAAGCCGCGATCCTGAAGCGTGGCGTGCAGCCGCCGGACATTGTCGCGCGTGGCGCAGAACAGGATCGCGGTTTCCGCCTCGTGGAAGCGCAGCAGGTTGATCGCGGCGGCTTCGATCTCCGCGGGGGAGACGGTGACCGCCTGAAAGGCGATGTCGCCGTGCCCGCGATCGTCGCCCGCGGTGGAGATACGCAACGCGTCACGCTGGTAGCGCCGGGCGAGCGCGACGATCGGCTTGGGCATCGTCGCGGAGAACAGCAGCGTGCGGCGATCGGCGGCGGTGGCATCGAGGATTTCCTCGAGATCCTCGCGGAAACCCATGTCGAGCATCTCGTCGGCTTCGTCGAGCACCACCGCGCCGAGCGCGGAGAGATCGAGCGCGCCGCGTTCGAGATGATCGCGCAGCCGCCCCGGCGTGCCGACGACGATATGGGCACCGCCGCGCAGCGCGCGCCGCTCCTTGGAGGCGTCCATGCCGCCGACGCAGGTGGCGATCCGGGCGTGCGCCTTGGCGAACAGCCATTGCAGCTCGCGGCTGACCTGAAGCGCGAGTTCGCGCGTGGGCGCGATGATGAGCGCGAGCGGCCGTTCGGCCGGCGCGTCGAACCGATCGAGCAGATCGCCGGCGAGCGCCAGACCGAAGGCGACGGTCTTGCCCGATCCGGTCTGCGCCGAAACGATCAGGTCGCGGCCGGCGGCATCGGGGGCCAGGACGGCGGCCTGCACCGCAGTCGGCTCGGCATAGCCGCGCTCGGCAAGCGCTTCGGCAAGGATCGGGGGGAGATTCGAAAAGGTCATGACGCTCGCGGATCGGCCGGGCCGCTGGAGCGGCGGGCGAGGAACAGGGGCATTGCGGAGCGGCCGTTGGTGCCGCGTGCAGCCGAGAGCGAACAAGCTCGCCTGAGACTGAGGTGGGAGCCGGAACGACCCGCAACGCGGTCGTTACGGCTGCTTCCTTCCGGACCTGACCGGGTTGGCGACAGTTACGTCCGCCCGACTCCCGGGCGCGAGATAGGCGCGCGCGCCGCGAAACGCAATGTCATGCGAACACCTGCACCACCGCGCGCGCGACATCGGCATGGGTGCGGTCGCGCTGCTCGGGGCTCGCATCGGGCGAATCGACGTAGCAGGCGATCAGGATCGGCGCGCGGTTCGGCGGCCAGGCGATGGCGACGTCGTTGGCGGCGCCGTTGCCGCTGGTGCCGGTCTTGTCGCCGGCGCGCCATTCGGGCGGGAAGCCGGCGCGCAGCCGGTTCAGCCCGGTGCGGCAGGCGGTCATCCAGTCTGCGAGACGTGCGCGAGAGCCAGGGGAAAGCATGTCGCCGAGCAGCAACCGCTCGGCCGTCACCAGCATCGCGGCGGGCGTGGTGGTATCGCGCGGATCGCCGGGCAGATTGGTGTTGAGATCGGGCTCCCAGCGGTCGAGCCGGCTCGCGGCGTCACCGGCATCGCGGAAGAAAGCGGTCATCGCCGCCGGTCCGCCGATCAGTCGCAGCAGCAGATTGGCCGCGACATTGTCGCTCACCGTCACCGCCGCTGCGCATAGTTCGGCGACGGTGAGCGTGCCCGCGGCGAGATTCGCCTCGATCACCGGCGCATAGGGAACGAGATCGTCGGCGCCGAAGCGGATCGGCGTGTCGAGCGAGAGCGCGCCGCGCTCGACCTCGCGCAGCACGGCGGCGGCGAGCGGCAGCTTGAAGGTGGAGCACATCGCGTAGCGGCCGTCGGCATCGAGTCCGATCCGCCTGCCGCTGCCGGTATCGAGCGCAGCCACGCCGAGGCGGCCGCCGGTCCGCTCGCGGATCGCGGCGAGCGGACCGGCTGCGGCAGCAGCGGTCGGGCGCGCGCATCCGGCCAGCGCGAGCAGCGCGGCGCGAACGATCAGATCGCGGCGGCCGATATGCACGGAGCGCACGGTCTCAGCGGCCCTGCATGTCGCGATGTTCGGGCGGCAAGTGAACGGTCAAGCCGTCGAGCTCGGGCGCGACTTCGATCTGGCAGGCGAGCCGGCTGGTGCGCGTGGCACCGAGCGCGAGATCGAGCATGTCCTCCTCCTCCTCGCTGGGCGGCGCGAGGCGATCGAAATCCTTCGCGTCGACGATGACGTGGCAGGTCGAGCAGGCCATCTGGCCCTCGCAGGTGCCCTCGAGCGGCTGGCCGACGTTCTGCGCGACCTCGAGCAGCCGCTCGCCATCGGGTGCGTCGACTTGCTGGACGCTGCCGTCGCGCGCGACGAAGCGGATGCGAGTCATGCCGCGACTTTCTGCGCGGCGGCGGCGGCGTCGATGCGGTCGAGCGCGGTCATCCATTCCTCTTGCGTGGTGTAGCGGCCGAAGCCGAGCCGGATGCTCGACCGCGCCTGCGCTTCAGAAAGGCCGATCGCGCGCAGCACATGGCTCGACCGGCCCGAGCCACTGGCACAGGCC from Sphingosinithalassobacter sp. CS137 harbors:
- a CDS encoding YbaB/EbfC family nucleoid-associated protein, translated to MKNLEDIMAMAQNVQNELQKAQESLDTIEVEGASGGGMVKVRASAKGRIIGVDIDESLLQPSEKGMLEDLVAAAINDARAKADAASAEQMSKMTSGLPLPPGFKLPF
- a CDS encoding DNA polymerase III subunit gamma/tau, which encodes MTDSSLGLEEPPQPVKPEAYRVLARKYRPQTFSQLIGQDAMVTTLGNAIKRDRLAHAFLLTGVRGVGKTSTARLVAKALNCIGPDGQGGPTIDPCGVCEPCVAIAEGRHIDVIEMDAASHTGVDDVREIIDASRYSAVSARYKIYIIDEVHMLSKNAFNALLKTLEEPPGHVKFLFATTEVNKVPVTVLSRCQRFDLRRIPAELLAAHFAHVADAEGVEAEPEALALIARAAEGSARDGLSILDQAIAHADIEGGGVKAETIRAMLGLSDRGAIRELFGLLLAGDGQGALRALRAQYDLGVDPQAVLRTLLETVHGVTLVKLGTDPSTAQPAEERAMLEEWSVDLSFPALHRLWQLLLKGHDEVGRATMPIEACEMALLRVIHASQLPDPGDLARQIASGAAPAAAAPSAPAPAAPAVPRDMAELAAHLEEHRRFQLAQQVRDYLRPVRFEPPELEFGAARALPFDFVRELGAALRDTTGVHWQLQLRDDATAPTLHEIQTAREASEREAVLRSPVVAAALEAFPDAELIGWNRPRSKQA
- a CDS encoding YaiI/YqxD family protein; translation: MAILVDADACPVKDEIYKVAWRHDVPVTIVSNGWLRVPDHPLITRVVVSDAFDAADDWIAEAAGAGHIVVTADILLADRCLKAGATVLAPGGKPFTADSIGSAIATRAIMADLRAGGDQIGGPPPFGKADRSNFLQALDAAIVRLRKR
- a CDS encoding DEAD/DEAH box helicase — encoded protein: MTFSNLPPILAEALAERGYAEPTAVQAAVLAPDAAGRDLIVSAQTGSGKTVAFGLALAGDLLDRFDAPAERPLALIIAPTRELALQVSRELQWLFAKAHARIATCVGGMDASKERRALRGGAHIVVGTPGRLRDHLERGALDLSALGAVVLDEADEMLDMGFREDLEEILDATAADRRTLLFSATMPKPIVALARRYQRDALRISTAGDDRGHGDIAFQAVTVSPAEIEAAAINLLRFHEAETAILFCATRDNVRRLHATLQDRGFAVVALSGEHSQSERNHALQALRDRRARVCVATDVAARGIDLPSLSLVIHVEIPRDAETLQHRSGRTGRAGRKGTAVLIVPYPRRKRVESMLRGARIQAEWIDAPTPETIRAQDRERLLADLLQPAEFDDEDRALAQRLMAERSPEDIAAALVRAHRAAMPQPEEMIENTPEARRAAQQERHRPGFEDVVWFRADVGRRQNADPRWILPLLCRRGHITRNEVGAIRIAANETYFQVPRAIAGKFTAALARTAQSEGDEESVHIEPSEAPRDVARAGPGPEGSRRAAAPHRAREARSGGPKGRAGPKGARGAKGGPRGHKARPS
- the bla gene encoding class A beta-lactamase gives rise to the protein MRSVHIGRRDLIVRAALLALAGCARPTAAAAAGPLAAIRERTGGRLGVAALDTGSGRRIGLDADGRYAMCSTFKLPLAAAVLREVERGALSLDTPIRFGADDLVPYAPVIEANLAAGTLTVAELCAAAVTVSDNVAANLLLRLIGGPAAMTAFFRDAGDAASRLDRWEPDLNTNLPGDPRDTTTPAAMLVTAERLLLGDMLSPGSRARLADWMTACRTGLNRLRAGFPPEWRAGDKTGTSGNGAANDVAIAWPPNRAPILIACYVDSPDASPEQRDRTHADVARAVVQVFA
- a CDS encoding 2Fe-2S iron-sulfur cluster-binding protein codes for the protein MTRIRFVARDGSVQQVDAPDGERLLEVAQNVGQPLEGTCEGQMACSTCHVIVDAKDFDRLAPPSEEEEDMLDLALGATRTSRLACQIEVAPELDGLTVHLPPEHRDMQGR